The window CTGATCGGGTCGGATTCGATTGGCTTATATTGCTTCTGGCTAAAACGGGACTAAGGTTTGCGGAGGGGTTAGCATTAACGCCGAATGATTTTGACTTTGCCAATAAAAAGATAAGGGTAAACAAAACCTGGAATTATAAATCTGCAAATGGAAGATTCATGCCTACCAAAAATCAATCCTCTGTAAGGGAGGTAACAATAGATTGCGGTTTGGCAGAACAGTTTGAGCAGTTGATCAAAGGATTTCCGGCAGATGAACCGTTTTTCTTTGATAAGGCAGACCGGATATTTAATTCTACCTTGAATAATTATCTGGAAAGATATTGCAGAGAGGCAGGCGTGCCGGTGATATCCGCACATTGTTTAAGACATACACACGCTTCCGTCCTGCTTGCTGCCGGTGTGTCAATTCCGAGCGTTTCTAAAAGATTAGGACATTCGAACGTCACTACAACGCAGGATACATATATCCACATCATACGGGAGCTGGAGGAAAAAGATAAGAATAAAGCAATGGACTGCATGTCCAGTTTGTGCGGATAGGAGGTGGCGGAATGTCGCGTGATGTTTGGGGGACTTATGTTTCTCCTGATGATTACATAAATGCCGCAAAATCGGGAATATGCAGGCAGACGGTTAATTCCAGGATTGCAATGGGGTGGAAAGCAAAAGATGCCATTTCTGCCCCTGTAATGGCAACGAGTGAAGAATACAAGATATATAAGCAATTAGCAGAAAAGAATGGGATTGGTGCAAATACCTACAAGCGGAGAACACAAAGAGGCTGGACGCTGGAGGCCGCAGCAGTTACACCACTGGTCAGCAGAGCGGAAAGCATTGAAAGAACCAGAAAGACGAGGCAAAGGGTAATCCCCAAAGACTTGGTAATTCAAGCAGAAAGTAACGGGATATGTTACCACACTCTATACAGCCGCCTGCAGATGGGGATTCCAGCGGATCAGGCTGCAACAAAACCAGTGGTTACTGCCAAAGACCACCCATGGAGGAAAGCCGAAACTGATAGAATAAACTTAATAATGCAAAAGCAATGCTAATAAATAAAGAAAATTGGGATATCCGGCTGAGCCGGAGGAAGGGGGAACATGGAAAATAATAAAGTTACTGTCCGTTGGTGGGATGGTTATATGGAGGATTTTGAAGCTACAGAGGTGAGATTTGGGAGTGATTTATTATTCCTTCGCTTGACAGATGGAAAGAACAGACAAATACCGTTACGTGGTGTAAGGTGGTTCGGAATGAGCCAGGAAAGTCACCAAAACTGAAATTTGATTTATAAAAAGAAAGGAGCCGGAACCTTTCCGGAAAACAGGCGCGCCGGGTTCCTTTCGAAAAAATGGATTATTTAAAGTTTTTGAAATCCAAGATTGAGATTGCAACAGATACGGGTTTTACAGTAGATCGTAGCAGTATCAACAAGGCATTGAAATTTCATCAGAGTGACGCAGTTGCATGGGCTCTGAAGGGCGGTTGTCGGGCATTATTTGAAAGTTTCGGATTGGGAAAAACTGTTCAGGAAATAGAATTCTGTTATCAGGTTATAAGAAAGTTTGGCGGCAAAGCCCTTATTGTTTGTCCATTAGGTGTTAAGCAAGAATTCATAAGGGATGCTCAAAATATTCTCGGTTATGAAAAGCCAGTATATGTTAGGACTATGAAAGAAGTTGAAGCTGCAGGTGCCGGTATTCTGATTACAAATTATGAACGTGTTCGTGATGGAGATATTGATCCAAGCTACTTTACGGCAACGTCTCTTGATGAAGCCAGCGTCCTCCGGAGCTTTGGAAGTAAGACTTATCAAACCTTTTTGGACAAGTTCAAAGAGGTTCCGTATAAATTGGTAGCCACGGCTACGCCTAGCCCGAACAAATACAAAGAACTGATACACTACGCAGGATATTTGGGAGTTATGGATACCGGGCAGGCTTTGACAAGGTTCTTTCAGCGGGATTCTACAAAGGCCAATAATTTAACCCTATACCCGAACATGGAAGATGAGTTCTGGTTATGGGTGAGCAGCTGGGCATTATTTATTACAAAGCCTTCTGATGTAAATCCAGATTATTCAGATGCTGGATATATTCTTCCACCTTTAGATGTAAGGTGGCATGAACTTCCTATAAATTACGGAGACACAGCAGATAGAGATGGCCAGTTCCAGTTATTTAACGAAGCGGCGGCCGGCCTGAAAGAAGCAGCGCAGGTAAAGCGTGAGAGTATTGATGTTAGAACGGAGAAGATGAAAGAGATTCTTGAATCTGATCCGGAGGCTCATTTTATTATATGGCATGACCTGGAAGCGGAGAGACTTGCAATTAAGAAAGCGGTACCTGGAGTTGTTGATATTTATGGTTCCCAGGATTATGAAACCAGGGAACAAAGGGTTATAGACTTTTCAGAGGGCAGTTGCCAGTATTTCGCAACAAAAAAAGAGTTATCAGGATCTGGTTGCAATTTCCAGAAACATTGTCACAGAGAAATATTTCTGGGGATCGATTATGAATTTAATGACTTTATCCAGGCTATTCACAGATGTTTCCGTTTCCTCCAGGATAAGTCGGTAATTATTGATATTATCTACATGGAAAATGAGAGAGAAATAAAAGACGTATTGCTGGAAAAGTGGAAGAATCACAATCACATGGTTGAAAAAATGATTGAGATTGTGAGAAAGTATGGATTGTCAGCAGCAGGGAAAGAAAAACGCTTGGAGCGGAAGATGGGAGTTGAAACAGTGAAGGTCAAAGGGAAGAAGTATACGGCAGTTTACGATGATTGCGTAGAAGAAACAAGGCGTATGGAAAGTAACAGTGTTGGCCTGATTCATACATCAATACCTTTCGGAAACCATTACGAATATTCGGCCAATTATAATGATTTCGGGCATAATCAAGATACAGAAAGATTCTTTGAGCAGATGGATTTCCTTACACCGGAACTTTTTAGAATGCTGCAACCTGGACGAGTGGCCGCTATTCATGTTAAGGACCGTGTGCTTTTCGGAAATGCAACAGGGACCGGAATGCCAACTGTAGAGCCGTTTCATTCACTTTGTATTAGCCATTATATGAAACATGGCTTTCAGTATTTTGGCATGATTACGATTGTTACAGACGTGGTGAGGGAAAACAATCAAACATACCGGCTTGGGTGGACCGAGCAATGCAAAGACGGTTCTAAAATGGGAGCAGGTTGTCCAGAATATATTTTACTCTTTAGAAAACTACCTACTGACAGATCAACAGCTTATGCAGATGTCCCTGTTCATAAGACCAAAGAAGAATATACCAGGGCGCAATGGCAGATAGACGCTCACGGATTTTGGAGATCTTCAGGTGACCGCCTTATTAGAAAAGAGGAATTAGAAAATGTTTCAGTAAAGAATCTTCAGGCTATTTATCGAAAATATAGCAGGGACCATGTTTATGATTATAAAGAGCATGTAGAGCTGGCTAAGAAACTTGATACGGAAGGTAAACTCCCAGCTACATTTATGGTGGTTGCGCCGGGAAGCTGGACATGGGAAGTATGGGACGATATTAACCGTATGCGCACCTTAAATACTACACAGAGCCGGAGAAGAGCACAGCTCCATGTATGCCCTTTACAGCTGGATATTGCAGAACGAATTATTAACAGATATTCCAACGAAGGCGACCTTGTAGCGGATCCGTT of the Lacrimispora indolis DSM 755 genome contains:
- a CDS encoding site-specific integrase, with the protein product MLFYEYFKSWFEAYKAGTVAEVTLSKYRMTYMRLKELAPTLDLKVIGRREYQQLINDYALTHEKQTVMDFHRQLKACLLDAYDEKLIERDPTRKVAIRGKMPAEKKMKYLNRDELEKLLNVLPLHPDRVGFDWLILLLAKTGLRFAEGLALTPNDFDFANKKIRVNKTWNYKSANGRFMPTKNQSSVREVTIDCGLAEQFEQLIKGFPADEPFFFDKADRIFNSTLNNYLERYCREAGVPVISAHCLRHTHASVLLAAGVSIPSVSKRLGHSNVTTTQDTYIHIIRELEEKDKNKAMDCMSSLCG
- a CDS encoding DNA methyltransferase, which translates into the protein MDYLKFLKSKIEIATDTGFTVDRSSINKALKFHQSDAVAWALKGGCRALFESFGLGKTVQEIEFCYQVIRKFGGKALIVCPLGVKQEFIRDAQNILGYEKPVYVRTMKEVEAAGAGILITNYERVRDGDIDPSYFTATSLDEASVLRSFGSKTYQTFLDKFKEVPYKLVATATPSPNKYKELIHYAGYLGVMDTGQALTRFFQRDSTKANNLTLYPNMEDEFWLWVSSWALFITKPSDVNPDYSDAGYILPPLDVRWHELPINYGDTADRDGQFQLFNEAAAGLKEAAQVKRESIDVRTEKMKEILESDPEAHFIIWHDLEAERLAIKKAVPGVVDIYGSQDYETREQRVIDFSEGSCQYFATKKELSGSGCNFQKHCHREIFLGIDYEFNDFIQAIHRCFRFLQDKSVIIDIIYMENEREIKDVLLEKWKNHNHMVEKMIEIVRKYGLSAAGKEKRLERKMGVETVKVKGKKYTAVYDDCVEETRRMESNSVGLIHTSIPFGNHYEYSANYNDFGHNQDTERFFEQMDFLTPELFRMLQPGRVAAIHVKDRVLFGNATGTGMPTVEPFHSLCISHYMKHGFQYFGMITIVTDVVRENNQTYRLGWTEQCKDGSKMGAGCPEYILLFRKLPTDRSTAYADVPVHKTKEEYTRAQWQIDAHGFWRSSGDRLIRKEELENVSVKNLQAIYRKYSRDHVYDYKEHVELAKKLDTEGKLPATFMVVAPGSWTWEVWDDINRMRTLNTTQSRRRAQLHVCPLQLDIAERIINRYSNEGDLVADPFAGLMTVPMTAIKMGRRGYGIELNPDYFRDGVGYLQAAEDNIDTPTLFDFMPEIIS